In the Daphnia pulicaria isolate SC F1-1A chromosome 2, SC_F0-13Bv2, whole genome shotgun sequence genome, one interval contains:
- the LOC124326220 gene encoding transmembrane protease serine 9-like, translating into MAIANSNNSSSVFSILPLFYVIILLLSLAGETHQKAPVQCGRPNLLFNEFPWVAHLLVQNPSGKYFTCGGTLISDQHILTAAHCIVEDGTDRLFSLINITLGSRDVTPGSSDRAHHQILNWKVLAVPEITANLLEHDIAVILLSKPVILNDYVQPACLPFAHDPDQVNDSVVFTGWGQSTGDHQCCLRESSPVLRRVNTTVISSFGSDGHCQKLAGVGPFSGDSVICTDGSQNRRFCYGDDGGPLNYYNPKLDRWFVVGVAGRANSGSCRMKTSKRMNDNKRPNLLTRVRSQLDFIRDHSGVVPPSKLADFKSPATTNKMRKNRMRQFPTLLPETYTTKSTTLKTTISWPTGRPTWPTKTHDVMPLHEMGEFSCLGKSSGNYPTASCSPNFFMCSQYNYHTFTCSNGLVYRPNINACDWPSNVPGCNSN; encoded by the exons ATGGCCATTGCCAATAGTAATAACTCGTCCAGCGTGTTTTCCATTCTACCTTTATTTTATGTTATTATCCTGTTATTATCCCTGGCAGGTGAAACTCATCAAAAAG CTCCGGTTCAATGCGGACGGCCGAATTTGCTGTTCAACGAGTTCCCGTGGGTGGCTCACCTcctcgttcaaaatcccagcGGGAAATATTTCACCTGCGGTGGGACGCTCATCAGCGACCAGCACATCCTCACGGCCGCCCATTGCATCGTCGAAGACGGCACCGACAGACTTTTCAGCCTCATCAACATCACCCTGGGCTCCCGTGACGTCACTCCCGGCAGCAGCGACCGCGCCCATCACCAAATCCTCAACTGGAAAGTTCTGGCCGTCCCGGAAATTACCGCCAACCTGCTGGAACACGACATTGCCGTCATTTTACTATCGAAACCCGTCATTCTTAAcg ATTACGTCCAGCCGGCCTGTCTGCCGTTCGCTCACGATCCCGATCAAGTCAACGATTCCGTCGTCTTTACCGGATGGGGCCAATCAACCGGAG ATCACCAGTGTTGCCTGCGGGAATCCAGTCCCGTTTTGCGTCGAGTCAACACGACCGTCATCTCTTCGTTCGGGAGCGACGGCCATTGCCAAAAGTTGGCCGGAGTTGGGCCCTTCTCCGGCGACAGTGTCATCTGCACCGATGGATCCCAAAATCGTCGCTTCTGTTAc GGCGACGATGGTGGGCCGTTGAATTATTACAACCCAAAATTGGACAGGTGGTTCGTCGTCGGAGTGGCCGGAAGAGCCAATTCCGGAAGCTGCCGGATGAAAACCAGCAAGCGGATGAACGATAATAAAAGGCCGAACCTTCTGACCCGCGTCCGCAGTCAACTGGATTTTATCCGCGACCATTCGGGCGTGGTTCCGCCCAGCAAATTGGCCGATTTCAAATCTCCCGCCACTACTAATAAGATGAGGAAGAATCGGATGAGGCAATTCCCGACGTTATTACCTGAGACTTACACGACGAAATCAACAACGTTGAAAACGACCATCAGTTGGCCAACTGGTCGGCCAACTTGGCCGACGAAAACCCATGACGTGATGCCGTTGCACGAAATGGGCGAATTCAGTTGCCTGGGCAAATCGTCTGGAAATTACCCGACGGCTAGTTGCTCGCCGAATTTCTTCATGTGCTCTCAATACAATTACCACACCTTC aCGTGCTCTAACGGATTGGTTTACCGGCCGAATATCAACGCCTGCGATTGGCCTTCCAACGTCCCCGGATGCAACAGCAATTAA
- the LOC124326116 gene encoding transmembrane protease serine 9-like isoform X1, which produces MSVKSIRSNFALTVVSICVGVATLGFCSVIPLASSVTNVVVHPLSVKGLSSTTLDDPAVSNAERSSFADCGVANDVNRMVDGKIVGGVETAPNEFPWQAYLQVEMESGKIYSCTGSLVSERWILTAAACATVPNEKTKSILVYLGLHNRSSLFTEANAKMYEGKGLLVHSGWDWDTAFDNIALVYLYTAVTFTQYIRPVCLANPIEPSYAGEYATVAGWGRTSDGSTSSSQVLRKVTVPVISNSLCQSYYSVPITESMMCTSGGNSNGICGGDNGGPLNLKQPDGTWKQIGIASFWSAAGCQMGYPSGYTRLSSYSTWVQQIIAPGSDFSTTPLMIRTTTTIKTTPTTTQTASTDAPTDAPTDAPTDAPTDAPTDAPTDAPTDAPTDAPTDAPTDAPTDAPTDAPTDAPTDAPTDAPTDAPTDAPTDAPTDAPTDAPTDAPTDAPTDAPTDAPTDAPTDAPTDAPTTTQTITQSTSTKSPTTTSTETTVRTTQKTTTPTTTTSITNPSPTTFSCAGKANGNYPNPESSCSNTFYTCSNGNAHLFNCPSNLVYREEIGVCDYPSNVAGCH; this is translated from the exons ATGTCTGTCAAAAGCATCAGATCTAACTTTGCTCTTACGGTCGTCAGCATCTGTGTGGGTGTGGCCACTTTGGGTTTCTGTTCGGTTATTCCGCTGGCGTCTTCAGTTACTAACGTCGTCGTTCATCCGCTCTCCGTCAAGGGCCTGTCGTCAACAACTTTAGACGATCCAGCTGTTTCAAATG CGGAGAGATCTTCGTTTGCCGATTGCGGAGTGGCCAATGATGTCAATCGCATGGTCGACGGAAAGATCGTCGGCGGAGTAGAAACGGCCCCCAACGAATTTCCGTGGCAAGCCTACCTCCAGGTAGAAATGGAAAGTGGCAAGATCTACAGTTGCACAGGAAGTTTGGTGTCTGAACGATGGATTCTCACGGCGGCCGCCTGTGCGACAGTACCAAA CGAAAAAACAAAGTCGATCCTCGTCTACCTGGGATTGCACAATCGCTCGAGTTTATTCACCGAGGCGAATGCCAAAATGTACGAGGGAAAAGGCCTATTGGTTCACAGTGGATGGGATTGGGACACGGCCTTTGACAATATTGCGCTCGTCTATCTCTATACCGCCGTCACCTTTACCC AATACATCCGCCCAGTTTGTTTGGCCAATCCAATCGAGCCGAGTTACGCTGGCGAGTATGCCACCGTTGCCGGATGGGGTAGAACTTCTGATG GTTCTACTAGCAGTAGCCAGGTTCTCCGTAAAGTGACGGTTCCGGTCATCTCCAATTCCCTATGCCAGTCGTACTACAGCGTCCCTATTACGGAGAGTATGATGTGTACCAGTGGAGGAAATAGTAACGGAATATGCGGG GGCGACAATGGCGGGCCGTTGAATTTAAAACAGCCGGATGGAACGTGGAAACAGATCGGGATCGCTTCCTTCTGGTCGGCCGCAGGTTGCCAGATGGGTTACCCTTCCGGCTACACAAGGTTGAGCTCCTATTCGACGTGGGTCCAGCAAATCATCGCACCAGGGTCCGACTTTAGCACCACCCCTTTGATGATTCGGACGACGACAACAATTAAAACGACACCGACAACAACTCAAACAGCCTCGACGGATGCACCAACCGACGCACCAACCGACGCTCCAACCGACGCTCCAACCGACGCACCAACCGACGCACCAACCGACGCACCAACCGACGCACCAACCGATGCACCAACCGACGCACCAACCGACGCTCCAACCGACGCACCAACCGACGCACCAACCGACGCACCAACCGACGCACCAACCGATGCACCAACCGATGCACCAACCGATGCACCAACCGACGCACCAACCGACGCACCAACCGACGCACCAACCGACGCACCAACCGACGCACCAACCGACGCACCAACCGACGCACCAACCGACGCACCAACCGACGCTCCAACCGACGCCCCAACAACAACTCAAACTATTACCCAGTCAACTTCAACAAAAAGCCCAACAACGACGTCCACCGAGACGACTGTAAGGACGACTCAGAAGACAACAACCCCAACCACTACGACATCAATTACCAACCCATCACCGACAACTTTCAGCTGTGCTGGTAAAGCCAACGGCAACTACCCCAATCCGGAATCCAGCTGCTCCAATACATTTTACACGTGCTCAAACGGCAACGCCCATCTCTTC AACTGCCCTTCTAATTTGGTTTATCGGGAGGAAATTGGCGTCTGCGATTATCCTTCCAACGTCGCCGGATGTCATTAA
- the LOC124326116 gene encoding chymotrypsin-like protease CTRL-1 isoform X2: MSVKSIRSNFALTVVSICVGVATLGFCSVIPLASSVTNVVVHPLSVKGLSSTTLDDPAVSNAERSSFADCGVANDVNRMVDGKIVGGVETAPNEFPWQAYLQVEMESGKIYSCTGSLVSERWILTAAACATVPNEKTKSILVYLGLHNRSSLFTEANAKMYEGKGLLVHSGWDWDTAFDNIALVYLYTAVTFTQYIRPVCLANPIEPSYAGEYATVAGWGRTSDGSTSSSQVLRKVTVPVISNSLCQSYYSVPITESMMCTSGGNSNGICGGDNGGPLNLKQPDGTWKQIGIASFWSAAGCQMGYPSGYTRLSSYSTWVQQIIAPGSDFSTTPLMIRTTTTIKTTPTTTPTTTQTITQSTSTKSPTTTSTETTVRTTQKTTTPTTTTSITNPSPTTFSCAGKANGNYPNPESSCSNTFYTCSNGNAHLFNCPSNLVYREEIGVCDYPSNVAGCH, from the exons ATGTCTGTCAAAAGCATCAGATCTAACTTTGCTCTTACGGTCGTCAGCATCTGTGTGGGTGTGGCCACTTTGGGTTTCTGTTCGGTTATTCCGCTGGCGTCTTCAGTTACTAACGTCGTCGTTCATCCGCTCTCCGTCAAGGGCCTGTCGTCAACAACTTTAGACGATCCAGCTGTTTCAAATG CGGAGAGATCTTCGTTTGCCGATTGCGGAGTGGCCAATGATGTCAATCGCATGGTCGACGGAAAGATCGTCGGCGGAGTAGAAACGGCCCCCAACGAATTTCCGTGGCAAGCCTACCTCCAGGTAGAAATGGAAAGTGGCAAGATCTACAGTTGCACAGGAAGTTTGGTGTCTGAACGATGGATTCTCACGGCGGCCGCCTGTGCGACAGTACCAAA CGAAAAAACAAAGTCGATCCTCGTCTACCTGGGATTGCACAATCGCTCGAGTTTATTCACCGAGGCGAATGCCAAAATGTACGAGGGAAAAGGCCTATTGGTTCACAGTGGATGGGATTGGGACACGGCCTTTGACAATATTGCGCTCGTCTATCTCTATACCGCCGTCACCTTTACCC AATACATCCGCCCAGTTTGTTTGGCCAATCCAATCGAGCCGAGTTACGCTGGCGAGTATGCCACCGTTGCCGGATGGGGTAGAACTTCTGATG GTTCTACTAGCAGTAGCCAGGTTCTCCGTAAAGTGACGGTTCCGGTCATCTCCAATTCCCTATGCCAGTCGTACTACAGCGTCCCTATTACGGAGAGTATGATGTGTACCAGTGGAGGAAATAGTAACGGAATATGCGGG GGCGACAATGGCGGGCCGTTGAATTTAAAACAGCCGGATGGAACGTGGAAACAGATCGGGATCGCTTCCTTCTGGTCGGCCGCAGGTTGCCAGATGGGTTACCCTTCCGGCTACACAAGGTTGAGCTCCTATTCGACGTGGGTCCAGCAAATCATCGCACCAGGGTCCGACTTTAGCACCACCCCTTTGATGATTCGGACGACGACAACAATTAAAACGACACCGACAACAACT CCAACAACAACTCAAACTATTACCCAGTCAACTTCAACAAAAAGCCCAACAACGACGTCCACCGAGACGACTGTAAGGACGACTCAGAAGACAACAACCCCAACCACTACGACATCAATTACCAACCCATCACCGACAACTTTCAGCTGTGCTGGTAAAGCCAACGGCAACTACCCCAATCCGGAATCCAGCTGCTCCAATACATTTTACACGTGCTCAAACGGCAACGCCCATCTCTTC AACTGCCCTTCTAATTTGGTTTATCGGGAGGAAATTGGCGTCTGCGATTATCCTTCCAACGTCGCCGGATGTCATTAA
- the LOC124326195 gene encoding chymotrypsin-like protease CTRL-1 — protein sequence MSVKSIRSNFALTVVICLGVATLGFCSIIPLASSVTNVVVHPLSVKGLSSTTWAVSNVERSSFADCGVANDVNRMADGKIVGGVETAPNEFPWQAYLQVEMESGKIYSCTGSLVSERWILTAAACATVPNEKTKSILVYLGLHNRSSSSTETTWKMYEGQGLLLHSGWDPNQFDNNIALVYLYTAVTFTQYIRPVCLAAPNGPSYAGDYATVAGWGRTSDGSTSSSQVLRKVTVPVISNSLCQSYYSVPITESMMCTSGGNSNGICGGDNGGPLNLKQPDGTWKQIGIASFWSAAGCQMGYPSGYTRLSSYSTWVQQIIAPGSDFSTTPLMIRTTLTTTIKTTPTGTPTTTQTISQSTSTKSPTTTTTETTTEKTTTTTTEATTTTSTEASITNPPVTFSCAVKANGNYPNPESRCSNTFYTCSNGNAYLFNCASTLVYREEIDVCDYPSNVAGCY from the exons ATGTCTGTCAAAAGCATCAGATCTAACTTTGCTCTTACGGTCGTCATCTGTCTGGGAGTGGCCACTTTGGGTTTCTGTTCGATTATTCCGTTGGCGTCTTCAGTTACTAACGTCGTCGTTCATCCGCTCTCCGTCAAGGGTCTGTCGTCAACAACATGGGCTGTATCAAATG TGGAGAGATCTTCGTTTGCCGATTGCGGAGTGGCCAATGATGTCAATCGGATGGCCGACGGTAAGATCGTCGGCGGAGTAGAAACGGCCCCCAACGAGTTCCCGTGGCAAGCCTACCTCCAGGTAGAAATGGAAAGTGGCAAGATCTACAGTTGCACAGGAAGTTTGGTGTCTGAACGATGGATTCTCACGGCGGCCGCCTGTGCGACAGTACCAAA CGAAAAAACAAAGTCGATCCTCGTCTACCTGGGATTGCACAATCGCTCGAGCTCATCCACCGAAACGACTTGGAAAATGTACGAGGGACAAGGACTATTGCTTCACAGTGGATGGGATCCAAACCAGTTCGATAACAACATTGCTCTCGTCTATCTCTATACCGCCGTCACCTTTACCC AATACATCCGCCCAGTTTGTTTGGCCGCTCCCAACGGGCCGAGTTACGCCGGCGATTATGCCACCGTTGCCGGATGGGGTAGAACTTCTGATG GTTCTACTAGCAGTAGCCAGGTTCTCCGTAAAGTGACGGTTCCGGTCATCTCCAATTCCCTATGCCAGTCGTACTACAGCGTCCCTATTACGGAGAGTATGATGTGTACCAGTGGAGGAAATAGTAACGGAATATGCGGG GGCGACAATGGCGGGCCGTTGAATTTAAAACAGCCGGATGGAACGTGGAAACAGATCGGGATCGCTTCCTTCTGGTCGGCCGCAGGTTGCCAGATGGGTTACCCTTCCGGCTACACAAGGTTGAGCTCCTATTCGACGTGGGTCCAGCAAATCATCGCACCAGGGTCCGACTTTAGCACCACCCCTTTGATGATCCGGACGACGTTGACGACAACAATTAAAACTACACCGACTGGCactccaacaacaactcaaACTATTTCCCAGTCGACATCAACGAAAAGcccaacaacgacgacgactgaAACGACAACTgagaagacaacaacaacaactaccgaggcaacaacaacaacaagtacCGAGGCATCAATTACCAACCCACCGGTAA CATTCAGCTGCGCTGTTAAAGCCAACGGCAACTACCCCAATCCGGAATCCAGATGCTCTAACACATTTTACACGTGCTCAAACGGAAACGCCTATCTCTTC AACTGCGCTTCTACTTTGGTTTATCGGGAGGAAATTGACGTCTGCGATTATCCTTCCAACGTGGCCGGATGCTATTAG
- the LOC124326262 gene encoding chymotrypsin-like elastase family member 2A, translated as MASNQIRITQQHFLVVAALLFLVHPTHQQDVECGRSMVTSRIAGGMEATPNAFPWMTHLKLKFWSGEASSCGGILIDAHHVLTAAHCLFGVISLKVTLGAHDVTSPPLSSSNQQIFDVDSGSNLKSHPDWNYGQVEDDIALIRLPYPAYFNEFVQPACLPFAGDSDQVNDPVVLAGWGNFSSAVDSGFSPVLRQTETTVISSFGTNGQCQQTAGLGSFSGEKVICSDGSQGRRFCHGDDGGPMNFYNAEWDRWFVVGVAGVGDSSVGCPTARKPNVFVRVRGYLDWIGGITGLKPITTTTTTTTTTTTKPSTTTTTAATVSTTTPVTSTTTSVTTAPSSSSTVTISSTSARTTTSPQPSGSSQAFSFLSLSLVSISFLLSCVIQSN; from the exons ATGGCCAGCAATCAAATTCGAATCACCCAGCAGCATTTCCTAGTCGTGGCCGCTCTGCTCTTCCTGGTGCATCCAACTCACCAGCAAG ATGTTGAATGCGGACGATCGATGGTCACTTCCAGGATCGCTGGAGGGATGGAGGCCACGCCCAACGCCTTCCCGTGGATGACCCacctgaaattaaaattctggAGCGGCGAAGCCTCCTCATGCGGCGGAATTCTCATCGACGCCCATCACGTCCTCACGGCTGCCCATTGCCTCTTCGGAGTCATCAGCCTCAAAGTCACGCTGGGCGCTCACGACGTCACTTCTCCTCCGCTCTCATCGTCCAATCAGCAAATCTTTGACGTCGATTCCGGTTCTAATTTGAAGTCTCATCCCGATTGGAATTACGGCCAAGTCGAGGACGATATCGCCCTCATCCGGCTCCCCTATCCCGCCTATTTCAACg AATTTGTCCAACCGGCTTGTCTGCCTTTTGCCGGTGATTCCGACCAAGTCAACGATCCGGTGGTCCTGGCCGGATGGGGAAATTTCTCCAGTGCTG TGGACAGCGGATTTAGTCCGGTTTTGCGCCAAACGGAGACGACCGTCATTTCTTCGTTCGGGACTAACGGCCAGTGCCAGCAGACGGCCGGATTGGGCTCCTTCTCCGGCGAAAAGGTCATCTGCAGCGACGGATCTCAAGGGCGTCGCTTCTGCCAC GGCGACGACGGTGGTCCGATGAATTTCTACAACGCCGAATGGGACCGGTGGTTCGTCGTCGGAGTGGCCGGAGTGGGTGACAGTTCCGTCGGATGTCCGACGGCCAGGAAACCCAACGTCTTTGTACGTGTCAGGGGATACCTGGACTGGATCGGAGGCATCACCGGATTGAAGCCCATCACAACCACAACAACTACAACCACCACG acaacaacaaaaccatccacaacaacaacaactgcagcaACAGTCTCCACAACCACACCTGTAACTTCAACAACAACTTCAGTAACAACGGcgccatccagcagcagcacagtcaCTATCAGCTCTACTTCCGCTAGGACAACTACATCCCCACAACCTTCCGGCAGCAGTCAAGCCTTTTCCTTTCTGTCCCTGTCGCTCGTTTCAATCAGTTTCCTGTTGAGTTGTGTAATACAGAGCAATTAA
- the LOC124326086 gene encoding mucin-2-like isoform X1 produces the protein MVAHRNSAAKVSGVVSSVFVVFLLAHQTQQAPTFECGRSTFTSRNVGGSQTMANEFPWMAHLLIRDSDGQLFHCGGTLISGTHVLTTTRCVVHNQTNKIYDLLKITLGTNVIKFGESSGQVFDWKKIVIPAGIESMEPDIAIVTLSKPVTFTDYVQSACLPFADDTNHVNDSVVLTGWGEYNSFRSVLRKIQTTVLSGGQCQQTARKVPALSANDVICTEQGSGQNCNSNDGGPMNYYNVELKRWFVLGVAGRGETSDCNSSHKTINVFTRVGNRLDFIRDYSGVVPPIENVYTTTPEGGNISETTTEIRSTTVTTTTEKPIAFCMGKTDGNYPNPASSCSTNFYTCSHGYDYLTACDSGLIYDAKLGECNYPSNVTGCSISDQETTPTTTPTTTTTTPPTTTTPATTTTPETTPTTTPTTTTTKPKTTTTPATTTTPTTTTTPATTTTPITTTTTTTTTTPTTTTTPATTTTPTTTTTPATTTTPTTTTTPATTTTPTTTTTPATTTTPITTTTTTTTTTPTTTTTPTTTTTPTTTTTSTTTTTPTTTTTTEISRTTVTTTEKPIAFCMGKTDGNYPNPASSCSTNFYTCSHEYDYLTPCPSGLVYDATFGECNYPSSVTGCSISDQETTEHGTNNFETMMETTTVTTTDQPLPFTCKGITDGNYPNPASSCSNTFYTCSNGNAYLFNCASDLVYREEIGVCDYPSNVAGCY, from the exons ATGGTCGCCCACAGAAACTCCGCTGCAAAGGTGTCAGGTGTTGTGTCTTCCGTCTTTGTGGTTTTCCTCTTGGCCCATCAAACCCAACAag CGCCAACATTTGAATGCGGCCGATCAACATTCACGTCCAGGAACGTCGGAGGGAGTCAGACGATGGCCAACGAGTTCCCGTGGATGGCCCATTTGCTTATTCGTGACAGCGATGGGCAATTGTTTCATTGCGGCGGGACTCTTATCAGCGGCACTCACGTCCTGACAACAACTCGTTGCGTCGTTCACAACCAGACTAATAAAATTTATGATCTTTTGAAAATCACCTTGGGTACTAACGTCATCAAATTTGGTGAGAGTTCCGGCCAAGTATTCGACTGGAAGAAAATTGTGATTCCGGCCGGAATTGAATCAATGGAACCCGACATTGCCATCGTTACTCTCTCGAAACCAGTCACTTTCACAG attACGTCCAATCGGCTTGTCTTCCGTTTGCGGATGACACCAATCACGTGAACGATTCCGTCGTTCTAACCGGATGGGGTGAGTACAACTCATTCAGATCCGTTTTGCGTAAAATCCAGACGACAGTTTTATCTGGCGGTCAGTGCCAACAAACGGCAAGAAAAGTCCCGGCGTTATCGGCTAATGACGTCATCTGTACTGAACAAGGATCCGGCCAGAACTGCaac AGTAACGATGGCGGACCGATGAATTATTACAACGTTGAATTGAAGAGGTGGTTCGTCCTCGGAGTAGCCGGAAGGGGTGAAACTAGTGACTGTAACAGTAGCCATAAAACCATCAACGTGTTCACCCGAGTGGGAAATCGACTCGATTTCATTCGTGATTATTCGGGCGTTGTTCCaccaattgaaaatgtttacaCAACGACGCCAGAAGGTGGAAACATTTCTGAGACGACGACAGAGATAAGAAGTACTACtgtgacaacaacaactgagAAACCCATAGCCTTCTGTATGGGCAAAACGGATGGCAACTACCCGAATCCGGCCTCCAGTTGCTCTACAAATTTCTACACATGCTCCCACGGATACGATTACCTCACC GCGTGTGATTCCGGTTTGATTTACGATGCAAAACTCGGCGAATGCAATTATCCTTCCAATGTAACCGGCTGCAgcatttctgatcaagaaacaACTCCTACGACgactccaacaacaaccactactacaccaccaaccaCTACTACACCAGCAACCACAACTACTCCTGAAACAACTCCTACGACgactccaacaacaaccactacTAAACCAAAAACCACTACTACACCAGCAACCACAACTACTCCAACAACCACTACTACACCAGCAACCACAACTACTCCAATAACcactactacaacaacaaccacaactacTCCAACAACCACTACTACACCAGCAACCACAACTACTCCAACAACCACTACTACACCAGCAACCACAACTACTCCAACAACCACTACTACACCAGCAACCACAACTACTCCAACAACCACTACTACACCAGCAACCACAACTACTCCAATAACcactactacaacaacaaccacaactacTCCAACAACCACTACTACACCAACAACCACAACTACTCCTACAACCACTACTACATCAACAACCACTACTACACCAACAACTACGACGACGACAGAGATAAGTAGAACTACTGTGACAACAACTGAGAAACCCATAGCCTTCTGCATGGGCAAAACGGATGGCAACTACCCGAATCCAGCCTCCAGTTGCTCTACAAATTTCTACACATGTTCCCACGAATACGATTACCTCACC CCGTGTCCTTCCGGTTTGGTTTACGATGCAACATTCGGCGAATGCAATTATCCTTCCAGTGTAACCGGCTGCAGCATTTCTGATCAGGAAACAACAGAACATGGAACTAATAATTTTGAGACGATGATGGAGACAACAACTGTGACAACAACTGACCAACCGTTACCCTTCACCTGCAAGGGAATAACGGATGGCAACTAC CCCAATCCAGCCTCCAGCTGCTCCAATACATTTTACACGTGCTCAAACGGCAACGCTTACCTTTTC AACTGCGCTTCTGATTTGGTTTATCGGGAGGAAATTGGCGTCTGCGATTATCCTTCCAACGTTGCCGGATGCTATTAA
- the LOC124326525 gene encoding integumentary mucin C.1-like, whose product MAVVALTGTLGSCSIIRSASAGDYYDIHQQQLVLSPEIRAKVIQPFAPLHNELTEENLAKEITTEASTYAPTEAPTDAPTDAPTDAPTDAPTDAPTDAPTDEPTNTTADPTTDTTTETSTDTSTDATTTTASTTTTTTVSTTGTPVTAASTTTVPTTTTTSVTTAQSSSSTVTISSTSARPTTSAPSSGSQTFSFLSLSLVSISFLLSCVIQSN is encoded by the exons ATGGCTGTCGTGGCTTTAACAGGGACTTTGGGTTCTTGTTCAATTATTCGTTCGGCCTCTGCTGGTGATTATTACGACatacaccagcagcagctcgtcCTTTCACCCGAGATCCGTGCCAAG GTCATTCAGCCCTTTGCTCCGCTACACAATGAGCTCACAGAGGAAAACCTtgcaaaagaaataacaaccgAAGCCTCAACATATGCACCGACGGAAGCCCCGACCGACGCCCCAACCGACGCTCCAACCGATGCCCCAACCGACGCCCCAACCGACGCCCCCACGGACGCCCCAACAGATGAACCAACTAACACTACGGCTGATCCAACGACGGACACCACAACCGAAACCTCAACCGACACCTCAACCGacgccacaacaacaacagcatccacaacaacaacaacaacagtatcCACAACCGGAACACCCGTAACAGCAGCTTCAACAACAACCGTcccaaccacaacaacaa CTTCAGTAACAACGGCgcaatccagcagcagcacagtcaCTATCAGCTCTACTTCCGCTAGGCCAACTACATCCGCACCATCTTCCGGCAGTCAAACCTTTTCCTTTCTGTCCCTGTCGCTCGTTTCAATCAGTTTCCTGTTGAGTTGTGTAATACAGAGCAATTAA